The window TAATCGGTGGCTTGATTGGCATCATCACCCTCCGCTGCATGGCGGAACTCTTTATTCGCTGGCTGGAGGAGTTTGTCTATCTCCAGGATGCGGGCTACTGTACCGTCTCTTTGGTGGGGTTAAGACTGCTGCTGCGGGTGATCAATCCCGATCTGGTACCGCCAGAATGGATGATGATTACGGCGATTGGCTTGTTGTTTGTCTGGGGGTTTTCCCGCCACAATCCCAGTCCCACGCCGAAACAGACCGATGACCAGCGGCCCCCCAAGGATGAATAGTGCCTATCAGATAGGGCAAGTTCCCTACCTGGTATGCCACTTTGATGTCATTGCTCGAAATTGTGTGGCGATGGTAGATCAGGCAGCTGCTTAGAATTAGCGTTTAACAGCTTGCTTAACGTCTGCCTGACCCGCACTATGATTGCTGAGAAGGGTTACTCCGCTAGCCACGGAGCCAAACAAGGCTGCCAACTGGCTAGTTCCTCTTCCTTAAACCACAGGGCAATTTCCCGTTGGGCAGTTTCAATGGCATCCGAGCCATGAATAATGTTGCGACCAATGCTGATCCCATAGTCACCCCGTAGGGTTCCCGGTTCCGCAGTGAGGGGATTGGTGGCTCCAATGATCTTGCGGGCTGAAGCAACGACACCATCTCCTTCCCAGACCATGGCAACTACGGGGCCAGAGGTAATAAATTCCACTAAACCTGCAAAGAAGGGCTTTTCTCGGTGAACGTCATAGTGTCTTTCGGCCAGTTCTCGACTCACATGTATGAGTTTCAATCCAACCAAGGTAAACCCTTTGACCTCAAACCGCCGAATAATTTCACCAACTAAGCCCCGCTGGACACCATCCGGTTTGATTGCTAAAAATGTTCTCTCCACAGTTGCACGGCTCCTAACGTTTGTCCTCAACCTTTCGTATCTTAGCGACATCCGTCCCCTGGAATTGAGCCTGCCCCTGGGAAGTTCTAGATTCTAACTCCTTCGCGATCGCACACCTGAGGCAGAGATCAACCCGCTAGGTAAGGGAGTAGACCTGTCCAGCAATCAAGAGGCGAGTAATCCCTTTGGCCTGCAACTGGGCAGAGGTTTTATACAACATCCGGCTATCGGGTACCTTGATCACCCGTTGATTCCGGTTAGAAAAGCGGCGTGCCACCCGATGGTTATCGAAGATTGGGAGCGTCTTTTTCTGGATTTCTTCGTCAGGAATCTGTCCCAATTCACCAAAATCTTTGAGGGGACGGGTGACCAGTTCAGCGGTGCGATCCACCACCAGGTAACAGGTGCGAGGAATCGCAGCTTCTGTCAAGGGTAAGACTTCAACCCGGCTCCCCGCTAGAACCTGCATTCCCAGGGTGGAGAACTCAGCGTCATCATCCAGGCCGTCTGTTTCGTCGTCGTCTTCGAGATCGTCGCCATCCAGATCTAGATCATCTTCGTCTTCGTCTAAGTCATCTTCTAAATCGGTCTCTTCCGGATTGATCGGGTCATGACGGCGTATCGGTAGCAGTTCAGCGCGTAGCTCAGCCAGGGCAGCAGCATTAGCTGAGTCTGAAGTACTCCTATCGTTGTCCAGTGATCGCGCCAATACAGAAGCGTTAGCTGACAAATCCAGCAGGTCTAACTGATCGGATGCAGAGGTTGAGTCGGGGTCGTGCTTAAGAGTGCGCCGGGGGGGGGTCTGGTTGCTCCCGTTTCCGCATCTCAGGGACGAGGGATGCCGTTACTTCTAAGATCTTCTCATCGGGTGCTACATCTAGCGCGGGGGGGAGAAGTTCAGGGGTGGCTGGGACATGGGGCTGAACCTGTCCAGACCGTTTCTGCTGCACCAATGCCTCGTATTCCGCCGCTAAGAGGCTGCTCTTCAGAATACGAATGATGGTTGTGTTGCTGACACCGTAGCGACTAGCCAGTGATGTAGTTGTTTCATCCGGCTGTTGATACAGATTCAGAATGTCGCGCTTGTCAGAGTCAGACAGTTTAGAGGGGGGCATGCCACAGGGGGGGAGAATGGGAAACTGGAAAAAACTGGCGACTGAAGAGTTTCTCCATTCTACGATGGGTGATAGCGAACCTGCCGATGCAGCTCGGACTTTGCCTTA of the Neosynechococcus sphagnicola sy1 genome contains:
- the ndk gene encoding nucleoside-diphosphate kinase, encoding MSLRYERLRTNVRSRATVERTFLAIKPDGVQRGLVGEIIRRFEVKGFTLVGLKLIHVSRELAERHYDVHREKPFFAGLVEFITSGPVVAMVWEGDGVVASARKIIGATNPLTAEPGTLRGDYGISIGRNIIHGSDAIETAQREIALWFKEEELASWQPCLAPWLAE